In Cuculus canorus isolate bCucCan1 chromosome 27, bCucCan1.pri, whole genome shotgun sequence, the following proteins share a genomic window:
- the ATP8B3 gene encoding phospholipid-transporting ATPase IK isoform X1: MTAQDPASGFPQGKKQLPAFTWEVRANDRNYHMQFKKKFAFCLTKKKYAVNAIKTAKYNIFTFLPLNLYEQFHRMANVYFVFVILLQTFPEISTLPWYTLLFPLSCLLTIRGLRDLIDDIGRHQSDRKINSRPCEILSGKSFCWQKWHNICVGDIIRLRKDSFVPADMLLLCSSEPSSLCYVETADIDGETNLKFRQALLVTHQELVSEESMANFDGRVTCEEPNSRMHSFTGTLEWRGETYSLDSEKILLRGCKIRNTDVCYGLVIYAGFDSKIMRSCGKIKLKKTKLDRMMDRLVIIIFLMLLVTSLCLAVASGFWARTFQEKHSYLSALYKHTTPAQQTFFNFWGFTILLSIIIPMSMYIMFEFIYLVNSFFINWDLEMYYAAKDMPAKARSTSLNDQLGQIEYIFSDKTGTLTQNVMTFKKCCVNGTIYGTGTGHENKQPSGSGLSWNRLGEKKLDFCDTKLLEAAWRDSDPVLREFLRLLALCHTVMVEEKGDQLVYQAASPDEEALVLAARNLGYVFLARTQDTITISELGMKRTYKVLAMLDFNSDRKRMSVLVRDPQGTIRLYTKGADTVILERLRRRGPNENFTQMALDRFAEETLRTLCLASKEVSEAEYSVWSRRHHEASVLLQDRARELDKLYEEMEQNLQLLGATAIEDKLQDGVPETIQLLKLGNIKVWVLTGDKQETAMNIGYACKLLTDDMEILEEKEISEILQAYWVSTDHLGGSGDTLCSGCLSRQRPEALRHKKRALIISGDLLDKILHTREVLKEKKGQLWRWLAFYRATGSQEQGSLVEKAFVDLATSCQAVICCRVTPKQKALIVQLVKKHKKAITLAIGDGANDVNMIKTADIGVGISGLEGMQAVQCSDYALAQFSYLQRLLLIHGRWAYLRICKFLRYFFYKTFAGLMAQVWFAFHSGFTAQPLYEGWFLALYNIFYTAYPVLSMGLLEQDVSAKKSLEFPELYVIGQQDELFNYRVFGITLLHGVSTSLASFYIALWAFEDHVGSKVVGDYESFAVTVATSALLSVLMEIILDTKFWTALSFLMVTASLLLFCLFSFLTQSIDAFRIAPAVFRFPDASWNALTDPYILLVILLSLVVNTIPSLTVRLYCTITGKTTIQQKIHLKARKELEHPVELRAHVRRRSFHRRSSYAFSHQEGYAGLITRGASLRSGGTRGATLGLLCPETTPALSSLPSPSV; this comes from the exons ATGACTGCGCAAGACCCAGCCTCGGGCTTCCCgcaaggaaagaagcagctgccAG ctttcaCTTGGGAGGTGAGGGCCAATGACCGAAACTACCACATGCAGTTCAAGaagaaatttgctttctgtctcACCAAGAAGAAATATGCG GTCAACGCCATTAAGACAGCCAAGTACAACATCTTCACCTTCCTGCCACTGAACCTCTACGAGCAGTTCCATCGAATGGCCAACGTCTACTTCGTCTTTGTCATTCTTTTACAG ACCTTCCCTGAGATCTCCACACTGCCCTGGTACACACTGCTGTTCCCCCTGAGCTGCCTTCTCACCATCCGGGGTCTACGAGACCTGATTGATGACATT GGCCGTCACCAAAGTGACAGAAAGATCAACAGCAGACCATGTGAAATCCTATCTGGGAAGAG cttctgctggcAGAAATGGCACAACATCTGCGTTGGGGACATCATCCGCCTGCGTAAGGACAGCTTTGTCCCG GCCGACATGCTCTTGCTGTGCAGCTCGGAGCCCAGCAGCCTGTGCTACGTGGAGACTGCTGACATCGATGG GGAAACGAACCTGAAGTTCAGACAAGCCCTTCTGGTCACCCACCAGGAGTTGGTGAGCGAGGAGAGCATGGCCAACTTTGACG GGAGAGTGACCTGTGAGGAGCCCAACAGCCGCATGCACAGCTTCACCGGCACGCTGGAGTGGAGAGGAGAGACCTACTCGCTCGACAGTGAAAAGATTTTGCTGCGAGGCTGCAAGATTCGCAACACCGACGTTTGCTACGGCTTGGTCATCTACGCGG GATTTGATTCCAAAATTATGAGGAGCTGTGGTAAGATCAAGCTGAAGAAAACCAAGCTGGACCGCATGATGGACCGGCTGGTGATCATA ATCTTCCTGATGCTGTTGGTCACATCGTTGTGCCTCGCTGTTGCCTCTGGGTTCTGGGCCAGGACATTCCAGGAGAAGCACAGCTACCTCTCTGCTCTCTACAAGCACACGACCCCCGCCCAGCAGACCTTCTTCAACTTCTGGGGCTTCACCATCCTCCTGAGCATCATCATACCCATGTCCATGTATATAAT GTTTGAATTCATCTATCTGGTGAACAGCTTTTTTATCAACTGGGATCTGGAAATGTATTATGCTGCCAAGGACATGCCAGCAAAAGCCAGAAGCACCAGCCTCAATGACCAGCTTGGCCAGATCGAGTATATCTTCTCAGACAAGACTGGCACCTTGACACAAAACGTCATGACCTTCAAGAAATGCTGCGTCAACGGGACCATCTATG GTACAGGCACAGGGCACGAGAACAAACAGCCATCG GGCTCGGGGTTGAGCTGGAACCGGCTTGGGGAGAAGAAGTTGGACTTTTGCGACACCAAGCTGCTGGAAGCCGCCTGGAGGGACAGCGATCCCGTGCTGAGGGAGTTCCTGAGGCTGCTGGCCCTCTGCCACACCGTcatggtggaggagaagggcg aCCAGCTGGTTTACCAGGCAGCTTCACCGGATGAAGAAGCACTGGTGTTGGCTGCCAGGAACTTGGGGTATGTCTTTCTGGCCAGAACACAAGACACCATCACCATCAGTGAGTTGGGGATGAAGAGGACCTACAAAGTGCTGGCCATGCTGGACTTCAACAGTGATCGCAAGAGGATGTCTGTCCTGG tgcGAGACCCCCAGGGCACGATCCGGCTCTACACCAAGGGGGCGGATACGGTTATCCTGGAGAGACTTCGGAGGCGAGGACCCAATGAGAACTTCACCCAGATGGCGCTGGAT CGCTTTGCAGAGGAGACACTGAGGACTTTGTGCCTGGCCAGCAAGGAAGTGAGCGAGGCTGAGTACAGCGTGTGGAGCAGGAGGCACCATGAGGCCAGTGTCCTGCTGCAGGACCGCGCACGGGAGCTGGACAAGCTGTACGAGGAGATGGAGCAGAACCTGCAG CTGCTTGGGGCCACAGCCATTGAGGACAAGTTGCAAGATGGAGTCCCCGAGACCATCCAGCTGCTGAAACTGGGAAACATTAAAGTGTGGGTGCTGACGGGTGACAAACAAG AGACTGCAATGAACATTGGCTACGCGTGCAAGTTGCTGACGGATGACATGGAgatcctggaggagaaggagatcaG CGAGATCCTCCAGGCTTACTGGGTGAGCACCGACCACCTCGGTGGCAGCGGGGACACCCTGTGCAGTGGCTGCCTCTCCCGGCAACGCCCAGAGGCTTTGCGCCACAAGAAGAGAGCTCTCATCATCAGTGGGGACCTCCTG GACAAAATCCTCCACACGAGAGAGGtcctgaaggagaagaaggggcAGCTGTGGCGGTGGCTGGCTTTCTACAGGGCTACGGGCTCGCAGGAGCAGGGCAGTCTGGTGGAGAAGGCCTTTGTGGACTTGGCCACTAGCTGCCAGGCGGTGATCTGCTGTAGGGTGACCCCCAAGCAGAAAGCCCTCATCGTGCAGCTGGTGAAGAAGCACAAGAAAGCCATCACGCTGGCCATCGGGGATGGGGCCAACGATGTCAACATGATCAAAA CTGCCGACATCGGTGTGGGCATCAGTGGGCTGGAGGGCATGCAAGCTGTGCAGTGCAGTGACTACGCCCTGGCCCAGTTCTCCTACCTCCAGCGCCTCCTGCTCATCCACGGACGCTGGGCCTATCTGCGGATCTGCAAGTTCCTCCGCTACTTCTTCTACAAGACCTTTGCTGGCCTCATGGCCCAGGTCTGGTTCGCTTTCCACAGCGGATTCACGGCTCAG CCTCTGTACGAGGGCTGGTTCCTTGCACTCTACAACATTTTCTACACTGCCTACCCCGTGCTGTCCATGGGCCTTCTGGAGCAG GACGTGAGTGCCAAGAAGAGCCTGGAGTTCCCTGAGCTCTACGTGATCGGGCAGCAAGACGAACTCTTCAACTACCGTGTTTTTGGCATCACCCTCCTGCATGGGGTCAGCACCTCGCTCGCCAGCTTCTACATCGCACTCTGGGCCTTCGAGGACCACGTTGGCAGCAAGGTTGTTGGTGACTACGAGTCCTTTGCTGTCACAGTGGCCACATCAGCGTTGCTGTCGGTCCTCAtggag ATCATCCTGGACACCAAGTTCTGGACAGCGTTGTCCTTCCTGATGGTCACAGCCAgcctgctgctcttctgcctcttctccttcctcacccAAAGCATCGATGCCTTCAGGATAGCCCCTGCTGTCTTCCGCTTCCCAG ATGCCAGCTGGAACGCCCTGACCGACCCTTACATCCTACTCGTGATCCTGCTGTCCCTGGTGGTGAACACCATCCCTTCGCTCACCGTCCGCTTGTACTGCACCATCACGGGTAAAACCACCATCCAGCAG AAGATCCACCTGAAGGccaggaaggagctggagcaccCAGTGGAGCTGCGTGCCCATGTCCGTCGCAGGTCCTTCCACCGCCGCTCCAGCTACGCCTTCTCCCACCAGGAGGGTTACGCTGGCCTCATCACCCGTGGGGCCAGCCTGCGCTCTGGGGGCACCCGTGGGGCCACCCTGGGTCTGCTGTGCCCAGAGACGACCCCAGCTTtgtcctccctccccagcccctcagTGTAG
- the ATP8B3 gene encoding phospholipid-transporting ATPase IK isoform X2, with the protein MANVYFVFVILLQTFPEISTLPWYTLLFPLSCLLTIRGLRDLIDDIGRHQSDRKINSRPCEILSGKSFCWQKWHNICVGDIIRLRKDSFVPADMLLLCSSEPSSLCYVETADIDGETNLKFRQALLVTHQELVSEESMANFDGRVTCEEPNSRMHSFTGTLEWRGETYSLDSEKILLRGCKIRNTDVCYGLVIYAGFDSKIMRSCGKIKLKKTKLDRMMDRLVIIIFLMLLVTSLCLAVASGFWARTFQEKHSYLSALYKHTTPAQQTFFNFWGFTILLSIIIPMSMYIMFEFIYLVNSFFINWDLEMYYAAKDMPAKARSTSLNDQLGQIEYIFSDKTGTLTQNVMTFKKCCVNGTIYGTGTGHENKQPSGSGLSWNRLGEKKLDFCDTKLLEAAWRDSDPVLREFLRLLALCHTVMVEEKGDQLVYQAASPDEEALVLAARNLGYVFLARTQDTITISELGMKRTYKVLAMLDFNSDRKRMSVLVRDPQGTIRLYTKGADTVILERLRRRGPNENFTQMALDRFAEETLRTLCLASKEVSEAEYSVWSRRHHEASVLLQDRARELDKLYEEMEQNLQLLGATAIEDKLQDGVPETIQLLKLGNIKVWVLTGDKQETAMNIGYACKLLTDDMEILEEKEISEILQAYWVSTDHLGGSGDTLCSGCLSRQRPEALRHKKRALIISGDLLDKILHTREVLKEKKGQLWRWLAFYRATGSQEQGSLVEKAFVDLATSCQAVICCRVTPKQKALIVQLVKKHKKAITLAIGDGANDVNMIKTADIGVGISGLEGMQAVQCSDYALAQFSYLQRLLLIHGRWAYLRICKFLRYFFYKTFAGLMAQVWFAFHSGFTAQPLYEGWFLALYNIFYTAYPVLSMGLLEQDVSAKKSLEFPELYVIGQQDELFNYRVFGITLLHGVSTSLASFYIALWAFEDHVGSKVVGDYESFAVTVATSALLSVLMEIILDTKFWTALSFLMVTASLLLFCLFSFLTQSIDAFRIAPAVFRFPDASWNALTDPYILLVILLSLVVNTIPSLTVRLYCTITGKTTIQQKIHLKARKELEHPVELRAHVRRRSFHRRSSYAFSHQEGYAGLITRGASLRSGGTRGATLGLLCPETTPALSSLPSPSV; encoded by the exons ATGGCCAACGTCTACTTCGTCTTTGTCATTCTTTTACAG ACCTTCCCTGAGATCTCCACACTGCCCTGGTACACACTGCTGTTCCCCCTGAGCTGCCTTCTCACCATCCGGGGTCTACGAGACCTGATTGATGACATT GGCCGTCACCAAAGTGACAGAAAGATCAACAGCAGACCATGTGAAATCCTATCTGGGAAGAG cttctgctggcAGAAATGGCACAACATCTGCGTTGGGGACATCATCCGCCTGCGTAAGGACAGCTTTGTCCCG GCCGACATGCTCTTGCTGTGCAGCTCGGAGCCCAGCAGCCTGTGCTACGTGGAGACTGCTGACATCGATGG GGAAACGAACCTGAAGTTCAGACAAGCCCTTCTGGTCACCCACCAGGAGTTGGTGAGCGAGGAGAGCATGGCCAACTTTGACG GGAGAGTGACCTGTGAGGAGCCCAACAGCCGCATGCACAGCTTCACCGGCACGCTGGAGTGGAGAGGAGAGACCTACTCGCTCGACAGTGAAAAGATTTTGCTGCGAGGCTGCAAGATTCGCAACACCGACGTTTGCTACGGCTTGGTCATCTACGCGG GATTTGATTCCAAAATTATGAGGAGCTGTGGTAAGATCAAGCTGAAGAAAACCAAGCTGGACCGCATGATGGACCGGCTGGTGATCATA ATCTTCCTGATGCTGTTGGTCACATCGTTGTGCCTCGCTGTTGCCTCTGGGTTCTGGGCCAGGACATTCCAGGAGAAGCACAGCTACCTCTCTGCTCTCTACAAGCACACGACCCCCGCCCAGCAGACCTTCTTCAACTTCTGGGGCTTCACCATCCTCCTGAGCATCATCATACCCATGTCCATGTATATAAT GTTTGAATTCATCTATCTGGTGAACAGCTTTTTTATCAACTGGGATCTGGAAATGTATTATGCTGCCAAGGACATGCCAGCAAAAGCCAGAAGCACCAGCCTCAATGACCAGCTTGGCCAGATCGAGTATATCTTCTCAGACAAGACTGGCACCTTGACACAAAACGTCATGACCTTCAAGAAATGCTGCGTCAACGGGACCATCTATG GTACAGGCACAGGGCACGAGAACAAACAGCCATCG GGCTCGGGGTTGAGCTGGAACCGGCTTGGGGAGAAGAAGTTGGACTTTTGCGACACCAAGCTGCTGGAAGCCGCCTGGAGGGACAGCGATCCCGTGCTGAGGGAGTTCCTGAGGCTGCTGGCCCTCTGCCACACCGTcatggtggaggagaagggcg aCCAGCTGGTTTACCAGGCAGCTTCACCGGATGAAGAAGCACTGGTGTTGGCTGCCAGGAACTTGGGGTATGTCTTTCTGGCCAGAACACAAGACACCATCACCATCAGTGAGTTGGGGATGAAGAGGACCTACAAAGTGCTGGCCATGCTGGACTTCAACAGTGATCGCAAGAGGATGTCTGTCCTGG tgcGAGACCCCCAGGGCACGATCCGGCTCTACACCAAGGGGGCGGATACGGTTATCCTGGAGAGACTTCGGAGGCGAGGACCCAATGAGAACTTCACCCAGATGGCGCTGGAT CGCTTTGCAGAGGAGACACTGAGGACTTTGTGCCTGGCCAGCAAGGAAGTGAGCGAGGCTGAGTACAGCGTGTGGAGCAGGAGGCACCATGAGGCCAGTGTCCTGCTGCAGGACCGCGCACGGGAGCTGGACAAGCTGTACGAGGAGATGGAGCAGAACCTGCAG CTGCTTGGGGCCACAGCCATTGAGGACAAGTTGCAAGATGGAGTCCCCGAGACCATCCAGCTGCTGAAACTGGGAAACATTAAAGTGTGGGTGCTGACGGGTGACAAACAAG AGACTGCAATGAACATTGGCTACGCGTGCAAGTTGCTGACGGATGACATGGAgatcctggaggagaaggagatcaG CGAGATCCTCCAGGCTTACTGGGTGAGCACCGACCACCTCGGTGGCAGCGGGGACACCCTGTGCAGTGGCTGCCTCTCCCGGCAACGCCCAGAGGCTTTGCGCCACAAGAAGAGAGCTCTCATCATCAGTGGGGACCTCCTG GACAAAATCCTCCACACGAGAGAGGtcctgaaggagaagaaggggcAGCTGTGGCGGTGGCTGGCTTTCTACAGGGCTACGGGCTCGCAGGAGCAGGGCAGTCTGGTGGAGAAGGCCTTTGTGGACTTGGCCACTAGCTGCCAGGCGGTGATCTGCTGTAGGGTGACCCCCAAGCAGAAAGCCCTCATCGTGCAGCTGGTGAAGAAGCACAAGAAAGCCATCACGCTGGCCATCGGGGATGGGGCCAACGATGTCAACATGATCAAAA CTGCCGACATCGGTGTGGGCATCAGTGGGCTGGAGGGCATGCAAGCTGTGCAGTGCAGTGACTACGCCCTGGCCCAGTTCTCCTACCTCCAGCGCCTCCTGCTCATCCACGGACGCTGGGCCTATCTGCGGATCTGCAAGTTCCTCCGCTACTTCTTCTACAAGACCTTTGCTGGCCTCATGGCCCAGGTCTGGTTCGCTTTCCACAGCGGATTCACGGCTCAG CCTCTGTACGAGGGCTGGTTCCTTGCACTCTACAACATTTTCTACACTGCCTACCCCGTGCTGTCCATGGGCCTTCTGGAGCAG GACGTGAGTGCCAAGAAGAGCCTGGAGTTCCCTGAGCTCTACGTGATCGGGCAGCAAGACGAACTCTTCAACTACCGTGTTTTTGGCATCACCCTCCTGCATGGGGTCAGCACCTCGCTCGCCAGCTTCTACATCGCACTCTGGGCCTTCGAGGACCACGTTGGCAGCAAGGTTGTTGGTGACTACGAGTCCTTTGCTGTCACAGTGGCCACATCAGCGTTGCTGTCGGTCCTCAtggag ATCATCCTGGACACCAAGTTCTGGACAGCGTTGTCCTTCCTGATGGTCACAGCCAgcctgctgctcttctgcctcttctccttcctcacccAAAGCATCGATGCCTTCAGGATAGCCCCTGCTGTCTTCCGCTTCCCAG ATGCCAGCTGGAACGCCCTGACCGACCCTTACATCCTACTCGTGATCCTGCTGTCCCTGGTGGTGAACACCATCCCTTCGCTCACCGTCCGCTTGTACTGCACCATCACGGGTAAAACCACCATCCAGCAG AAGATCCACCTGAAGGccaggaaggagctggagcaccCAGTGGAGCTGCGTGCCCATGTCCGTCGCAGGTCCTTCCACCGCCGCTCCAGCTACGCCTTCTCCCACCAGGAGGGTTACGCTGGCCTCATCACCCGTGGGGCCAGCCTGCGCTCTGGGGGCACCCGTGGGGCCACCCTGGGTCTGCTGTGCCCAGAGACGACCCCAGCTTtgtcctccctccccagcccctcagTGTAG
- the ATP8B3 gene encoding phospholipid-transporting ATPase IK isoform X3 codes for MTAQDPASGFPQGKKQLPAFTWEVRANDRNYHMQFKKKFAFCLTKKKYAVNAIKTAKYNIFTFLPLNLYEQFHRMANVYFVFVILLQTFPEISTLPWYTLLFPLSCLLTIRGLRDLIDDIGRHQSDRKINSRPCEILSGKSFCWQKWHNICVGDIIRLRKDSFVPADMLLLCSSEPSSLCYVETADIDGETNLKFRQALLVTHQELVSEESMANFDGRVTCEEPNSRMHSFTGTLEWRGETYSLDSEKILLRGCKIRNTDVCYGLVIYAGFDSKIMRSCGKIKLKKTKLDRMMDRLVIIIFLMLLVTSLCLAVASGFWARTFQEKHSYLSALYKHTTPAQQTFFNFWGFTILLSIIIPMSMYIMFEFIYLVNSFFINWDLEMYYAAKDMPAKARSTSLNDQLGQIEYIFSDKTGTLTQNVMTFKKCCVNGTIYGTGTGHENKQPSGSGLSWNRLGEKKLDFCDTKLLEAAWRDSDPVLREFLRLLALCHTVMVEEKGDQLVYQAASPDEEALVLAARNLGYVFLARTQDTITISELGMKRTYKVLAMLDFNSDRKRMSVLVRDPQGTIRLYTKGADTVILERLRRRGPNENFTQMALDRFAEETLRTLCLASKEVSEAEYSVWSRRHHEASVLLQDRARELDKLYEEMEQNLQLLGATAIEDKLQDGVPETIQLLKLGNIKVWVLTGDKQETAMNIGYACKLLTDDMEILEEKEISEILQAYWVSTDHLGGSGDTLCSGCLSRQRPEALRHKKRALIISGDLLDKILHTREVLKEKKGQLWRWLAFYRATGSQEQGSLVEKAFVDLATSCQAVICCRVTPKQKALIVQLVKKHKKAITLAIGDGANDVNMIKTADIGVGISGLEGMQAVQCSDYALAQFSYLQRLLLIHGRWAYLRICKFLRYFFYKTFAGLMAQVWFAFHSGFTAQPLYEGWFLALYNIFYTAYPVLSMGLLEQVTTGSSVPHHPRASGWRDLLQLT; via the exons ATGACTGCGCAAGACCCAGCCTCGGGCTTCCCgcaaggaaagaagcagctgccAG ctttcaCTTGGGAGGTGAGGGCCAATGACCGAAACTACCACATGCAGTTCAAGaagaaatttgctttctgtctcACCAAGAAGAAATATGCG GTCAACGCCATTAAGACAGCCAAGTACAACATCTTCACCTTCCTGCCACTGAACCTCTACGAGCAGTTCCATCGAATGGCCAACGTCTACTTCGTCTTTGTCATTCTTTTACAG ACCTTCCCTGAGATCTCCACACTGCCCTGGTACACACTGCTGTTCCCCCTGAGCTGCCTTCTCACCATCCGGGGTCTACGAGACCTGATTGATGACATT GGCCGTCACCAAAGTGACAGAAAGATCAACAGCAGACCATGTGAAATCCTATCTGGGAAGAG cttctgctggcAGAAATGGCACAACATCTGCGTTGGGGACATCATCCGCCTGCGTAAGGACAGCTTTGTCCCG GCCGACATGCTCTTGCTGTGCAGCTCGGAGCCCAGCAGCCTGTGCTACGTGGAGACTGCTGACATCGATGG GGAAACGAACCTGAAGTTCAGACAAGCCCTTCTGGTCACCCACCAGGAGTTGGTGAGCGAGGAGAGCATGGCCAACTTTGACG GGAGAGTGACCTGTGAGGAGCCCAACAGCCGCATGCACAGCTTCACCGGCACGCTGGAGTGGAGAGGAGAGACCTACTCGCTCGACAGTGAAAAGATTTTGCTGCGAGGCTGCAAGATTCGCAACACCGACGTTTGCTACGGCTTGGTCATCTACGCGG GATTTGATTCCAAAATTATGAGGAGCTGTGGTAAGATCAAGCTGAAGAAAACCAAGCTGGACCGCATGATGGACCGGCTGGTGATCATA ATCTTCCTGATGCTGTTGGTCACATCGTTGTGCCTCGCTGTTGCCTCTGGGTTCTGGGCCAGGACATTCCAGGAGAAGCACAGCTACCTCTCTGCTCTCTACAAGCACACGACCCCCGCCCAGCAGACCTTCTTCAACTTCTGGGGCTTCACCATCCTCCTGAGCATCATCATACCCATGTCCATGTATATAAT GTTTGAATTCATCTATCTGGTGAACAGCTTTTTTATCAACTGGGATCTGGAAATGTATTATGCTGCCAAGGACATGCCAGCAAAAGCCAGAAGCACCAGCCTCAATGACCAGCTTGGCCAGATCGAGTATATCTTCTCAGACAAGACTGGCACCTTGACACAAAACGTCATGACCTTCAAGAAATGCTGCGTCAACGGGACCATCTATG GTACAGGCACAGGGCACGAGAACAAACAGCCATCG GGCTCGGGGTTGAGCTGGAACCGGCTTGGGGAGAAGAAGTTGGACTTTTGCGACACCAAGCTGCTGGAAGCCGCCTGGAGGGACAGCGATCCCGTGCTGAGGGAGTTCCTGAGGCTGCTGGCCCTCTGCCACACCGTcatggtggaggagaagggcg aCCAGCTGGTTTACCAGGCAGCTTCACCGGATGAAGAAGCACTGGTGTTGGCTGCCAGGAACTTGGGGTATGTCTTTCTGGCCAGAACACAAGACACCATCACCATCAGTGAGTTGGGGATGAAGAGGACCTACAAAGTGCTGGCCATGCTGGACTTCAACAGTGATCGCAAGAGGATGTCTGTCCTGG tgcGAGACCCCCAGGGCACGATCCGGCTCTACACCAAGGGGGCGGATACGGTTATCCTGGAGAGACTTCGGAGGCGAGGACCCAATGAGAACTTCACCCAGATGGCGCTGGAT CGCTTTGCAGAGGAGACACTGAGGACTTTGTGCCTGGCCAGCAAGGAAGTGAGCGAGGCTGAGTACAGCGTGTGGAGCAGGAGGCACCATGAGGCCAGTGTCCTGCTGCAGGACCGCGCACGGGAGCTGGACAAGCTGTACGAGGAGATGGAGCAGAACCTGCAG CTGCTTGGGGCCACAGCCATTGAGGACAAGTTGCAAGATGGAGTCCCCGAGACCATCCAGCTGCTGAAACTGGGAAACATTAAAGTGTGGGTGCTGACGGGTGACAAACAAG AGACTGCAATGAACATTGGCTACGCGTGCAAGTTGCTGACGGATGACATGGAgatcctggaggagaaggagatcaG CGAGATCCTCCAGGCTTACTGGGTGAGCACCGACCACCTCGGTGGCAGCGGGGACACCCTGTGCAGTGGCTGCCTCTCCCGGCAACGCCCAGAGGCTTTGCGCCACAAGAAGAGAGCTCTCATCATCAGTGGGGACCTCCTG GACAAAATCCTCCACACGAGAGAGGtcctgaaggagaagaaggggcAGCTGTGGCGGTGGCTGGCTTTCTACAGGGCTACGGGCTCGCAGGAGCAGGGCAGTCTGGTGGAGAAGGCCTTTGTGGACTTGGCCACTAGCTGCCAGGCGGTGATCTGCTGTAGGGTGACCCCCAAGCAGAAAGCCCTCATCGTGCAGCTGGTGAAGAAGCACAAGAAAGCCATCACGCTGGCCATCGGGGATGGGGCCAACGATGTCAACATGATCAAAA CTGCCGACATCGGTGTGGGCATCAGTGGGCTGGAGGGCATGCAAGCTGTGCAGTGCAGTGACTACGCCCTGGCCCAGTTCTCCTACCTCCAGCGCCTCCTGCTCATCCACGGACGCTGGGCCTATCTGCGGATCTGCAAGTTCCTCCGCTACTTCTTCTACAAGACCTTTGCTGGCCTCATGGCCCAGGTCTGGTTCGCTTTCCACAGCGGATTCACGGCTCAG CCTCTGTACGAGGGCTGGTTCCTTGCACTCTACAACATTTTCTACACTGCCTACCCCGTGCTGTCCATGGGCCTTCTGGAGCAG GTCACCACTGGTTCCTCTGTTCCCCATCACCCCAGAGCAAGTGGGTGGAGGGACTTGCTGCAGCTCACCTGA